From a single Diceros bicornis minor isolate mBicDic1 chromosome 30 unlocalized genomic scaffold, mDicBic1.mat.cur SUPER_30_unloc_1, whole genome shotgun sequence genomic region:
- the LOC131402066 gene encoding ral guanine nucleotide dissociation stimulator-like, producing the protein MKTSQRESRKLLKEDVTSVWATLEMDPQGAQERQQQQGVVPFLGTFLYHLKLLDIGMEDDLEVSEPGGGAREKYPEVWEAIALHWALSSQYLANLLS; encoded by the exons atgaaaactagccagcgggagagcaggaagctgctcaaggag gacgtgacctctgtgtgggccaccttagagatggatccccagggagcccaggagagacagcagcagcag ggtgtcgtccccttcctgggcacgttcctctatcacctgaagctgctggacattgggatggaggatgatctggaagtgagtgagcctggaggtggggccagggagaagtatcctgaggtttgggaggcgatagccctgcactgggccctgagctctcagtacctggcaaaccttctctcatga